DNA from Kogia breviceps isolate mKogBre1 chromosome 3, mKogBre1 haplotype 1, whole genome shotgun sequence:
AGTAAAGGCTAAAAAGAGCAGAAGGGAGTTTTTAATGAATAAGAAGGTCCTGATTTTTCTGTCTTTGATAAGACCTGTTTCTGAATAACACCTTTGTGAAGCTACAGAATTAGGCTCCTGATGCCAATTCAAGACTGCCTGTCACTCACTGTTAGGTACCGTTAAAGCACGAGCAGATATCCCCAGGCTATCGGTGTTTAAAAAGcatcctcaaaaagttaaacagaactACCATTAACCCAACCGTTCTTAAAACaagaatagatgaatagataaaatgtgagatgatagatagatagaaagatagatagacagacagacatagatagacagacaggaaTGTATAGATATGTCTGTatgtattattcagccataaaaaggaatgaagttctgatatgtGCTATAACATGAATGAGCCTtgaaacatgctaagtgaaatacaccagacacaaaaggacaaatattgtgtgatttcTCTTCTGTATGTATGTAGTATAGGCAAATTCCTATGGATAGAGAATATACTTGAGGTTtccaggggctgtggggagaggggagttaATGCATAATGGGTACAAAGTTTGTTTGAGGTGATACAAGGGGTTTGGAAATAAATAATGGTGATGGTTGTggatgtactaaatgccactgaattgtacacttaaaaataggtaaggtggcaaattttatgttctagatattttgccacaatttttttttgagtatttggAGAAAACGTTGAGAGGAGACAAAGTTAATAGAGGATAATAGCAAGGATTCAAAACTCAAAACGTCTTCCTTGCCTGTTTTCTCAAATGTGGGCTTCACCAAAAAGTCTGTGACCCTGACTTGGTTCTAGTGACTCGCATCCTCTGTGGCGTTGGGCAGACAAGACAGCCTGGTGGCTTCGGGATGTGGAGGAAGTGGGCGTCCCCGTGGTCCCTAGCGCCTGTGAGAGCCGGGCGCCTGCAACAGGTCGGGCCCTTGTGACCGCGGGCTGTTCAGGAGCCACATCTGCTGGGCATGTTTCCTTCTACGTGAGCTTGGGGTTGGCGCTACCCTGGGTGCTGAGAATCCTCGTAGGGACTTGGTGCCTCAGAGAAAACCTGGAGCTCAGGGTCAGGCCGGGCTGTTAGCCTTGGGCCATTCAGACCTTTCTCAGGCCACGTAGAGCAGCTACCCTTGGCCAATCTTGAGAGCGTGATTTTGACAtagaagttgatttttttcttcccaggtcGCGCCAGACTCTTCTTAGACCATTTCATTTAGACAAAGGGAAGGTCTCGCTGGTAAAGACCCAAGGCCTGGACACTGTAGCCTTCGTGTAGGGACCACTTGTGGCCAGGCGTCACGCAGCCAGCCTGGGATGGCCTGACCCGGGCttctggctttgaaggtggaagCAAACCCGGGCTGCTACCACGTAGGCCTTAGAAGTGGGAGTTCAACACTGTTTATCCTGAGCTTTTGGAGGCAGAACTCAGTTATTTTTGCCTTGAAGTTGGTGGTTTTGAGTACAGTTACAAGCTGGAGCCATGACAGAGCTGAGTGAGACTCTAACCACCCCCCTCCCACTTCCCCAGACAAGGGCCAGTGTCCTGGGTGGGTTGGGAGAGGGGCCTTTGACTAAGGTGGGGTTTTCAGGCCCTCAGCAAGGTCACTGGTGTCCAGAAATCTCCCTTCAGACCACCTGCCTAAAATTCCTCCACTGGAAACCCAAGTCCTTCCTGTCACCCGTGGTATCTCTCAGCATTCGCTTTTATGCAGCAGGTACCTCGGGGAGATAGCGATAATCCGCTGCTCTCCAGGATTCTGAGAATAGGTGACGTTGTCAATCGAGAGAGCTAACTGAACCCGGGGTCCTGACCGACGGGGAATGTGGGCGCCTCAGAGAAGGGCTCTGAGCGCTGCTCACGGTGGAGGTTTCCGGCAACCTGGCCTCTGTGCGGGGTCTGTTCCGGGGCAGAGACAAGGGAAGGCGGGAAGCTGAAGTGAGTTTCACGTGGGCCGGTCCTTGCGTTGAAGAACCTCTCCAAGACCTCTACGCATTTGGTCTTCCTTCGGTACAAAAACGTGGGCTTTGCTGGCAAACTCGCCTTCGTTTAAACCCTGCACTACCTACGTCACCTTGGTTATTCATGTAGCCTTTCTAAGCCTGcggttttaaaactgtaaaatggaaattgtaAGACTTGAGATGCTGGTCGTAAGGATTACATGGTTCCGTACAACGTCTGGCAGGGCAAGTGCTCAGCCGGTGACAACGGCTGTCACTACAGTCCCCGAAGGCCTGTGCCCTGCCCTGCAACCTCTTCCCCTGTGGCCAAGGCCTGAGGCCCCTGGCCTGAGTCTCCTCTGGATTTGCTGGAGGACCTGGCATCCCTCAGGTGCCTAACCCCTCATTCTAATCCGTTGTGGGAGGGAAAACTGAATGTTTTTCATCCAGATGCTAGGGATTTGGacctgaaacatttaaaaatgcacaaaataaaatgCTGCGATTAATActgtgagtttaaaaaaaaaaaaaaaaaaacacactgaaGGAATTTTAGAGGCCACCTTCTCATTTTCTGAATGCTTCTCCCCAAATGCTTCTCCCCAAGCTGTCCACCAAGGTAAACAAATCTTTAACAGAAGTATTTGCCTCTGAATTACAACAGTCTGAGCTTTCCCCAGGACGTTTGATTTGCTGGGGTCCTGCCCCGCACCTGTCTGCAGGCCTCAGCCAGGTGCCACCCGCAAGGCCATGGGcgtggcctgcagccccctaatAACGGGTGATGGCGTCCTTTCCGCTAAGAGGTGCCCTAAGGGCATATTACCTCCCAAGTCGACCAGAGCAAGCAAGCGAGGGGTTGACAACTTGGGAACTGAAATTGCAGACTCTCTCTAACAAAGGTCACCTTAACTGGGGTCTCCTGTCCGAGCTCACCTGCATCCAGGAACTTACTCGGAAGCATTTCAATCTTGAAGTTTCGGAAGAGaccaaaaaaggaataaaaacacacaTTGGCCTGCCTGGTCTGATCCCTATTACCTGTTCTATGGATTTTTTGCTGTAGGTGACCCTTGAGGGCACTTAATAGATACCAAGTCGAATCCCATCCCCCATGGGAGGCTGGGGTTCAAAGGCAGAgccttcctccccctccaccctcccccacaCTCAGAGGCCTGGTTGAAACAAGCATTCCTGGGGGGAGGCTGGAGCCCTGTCTCCCAAGGCCAGAGGGTGGGGATGAGGTGTGCTGACTGTCTGGCGAGAGACACAGAGGCAAAGGTCAAGGCTTTGCAAACAAGACGCTCGCGGCCCGTGGGTGAGGGGACACGCAAACCCCGTAGAAACTTGCTCTGGGTGAGGGGAGCCGCCCCGTGGGCTGTAGCTGTTGAcgctggaggtggggagggtaCGGAGCAGGGCCCCCCGTGACCGGAGCCTTGTGACTCCACTTGTCCTGGTTCGCTTCCACTGGTCGCCCGATGCTGATGATAATAGCTAGGTAAGTGAAGGCCTAGGTTTTCCAGGACGGGCAGTTCCTAGAGCCATGACATGGATGGAAATCCAAGGCCCCTGAAAGTGAGTTTGAACTCCTCCCAACCCAACTCTAACGGGAACTAAGCCACGAGTGCAGGTGCTAAGACAGAACACACCCAAGTAGGAGGAGAAAAATACGATCAACCGAAAACTCCCCCAGCCCCGCAGTCTCCAAGCCAGTGGTGTTCTGTCCTCCTCCATTTCTTCTCAGGTTCTGTAGCCGCTTTTGTGACTCTCTCCCTGTTTCCCCGAGCCTCCCGTAGATACGAATTGAAAGTAGAGCTCCTCTTACCTCCCTCCTCCTCTAGTTACAATTTAGGGATAAGTACAGGCAAATCACATGGTTCTCCTGCAAAGCTCCACTTGCCCGGAGTCCCCGGCCCGCGAGCTCTTACCGTCGTTTTGCTCCTCCGCGAAGTTCTCCGACTCGTTCCTTTGCTCCTCGATATGTTCTCTCCGCAGCTCGTCTGCCTGCAGCTTCTGCCTGTTCtccgctgggggaggggaagaggcgaGAGTTGCCCCCAAGAATAGGGGCAGCCGCACGCATTTAGGGGGACACTAGTCATTCGGCCTGAGAAACTTCATCAGGTGCGGAAGGGGCTGTCGGTGAGGGGGTAAGAGTGGGGCTTCACTGAAATGGTTCACTCCTGACACAGACTTTAAAGCCTGAGGGGCCTGGGGGGGCGTCCCGTCCAACTGCCTCGTTTTGGGAGTGAGAGGACAGACCCCCAAAAGGTGCAGCCATTTAGCTCCAGGTGTAAAGTGAATGGTGTATCCAAGCCTGCTGGGCCTCTTAGAAGCTAGGAATCTGATGGTAGAAATGAATTCTATGAGGGAATAATCCAACTTGATTTCCCATTCATTAACCTGCGAGTCCATTCAGCATCTTGGCGCTCCGGTCATGGCCAGAATATATGCTAAAGCACTGGGATGAAAAAGTCAAGTACGAAAGATTCTGTCCCTCTGCCTAAGAGGCCTGTACTCCACTTGAGGAGAAAGATATGAAAATACATTACACCCAGCATTATGGCGGCTGTGATAGAAATTGCCACGGGGCGTGATGCTGGCTGTGGTCCTGGTCGAGGGGATCTGAGATGACCCTGAGATTCGTGCCTGTAGGTGATTCTCTCCCCTTGTGCGGACTGGCCTAGGGGCTCACTTCTGATGGGCAAAATATGACAGAAGTGATGGGATAtgacttctgagattaggttacaaaCAAGACTGGCTTCCGTCTGGGGTTCGTCGGTCTGTCTGCCTATCTGTCTATCTCTCGCTTTTGCTCTTGCTTGGAGGGAAGCCAGCCGCCATGTTGTAAGCTGTCCTGTGGAGAGGCCCACTCATGGCAGGATCTGGTGTCCTTGGCCAGTAGTCAAGCAGGACTTGAGGTTTGCCAACAGCCACGTGCGTGAGCTTGAAAGCGAATCTTCTGTCGGTCAGGCCTTGAAATGAACGCAGCCCCAGCCAATACCTTGACTACAGCCCACAGAGACCCTGAGCCTGAGGCCACCAGCTAAGCTGGGCCTAGACCCCAGAAACTGAGACAGCGAATGTTGGTTGTTTTAGGCTGCTAGATTTGGGGctcatttgttacacagcagtagataactagTACAGGATATGGGGTGATCAGGTGAACTCCCTGATGAAAATACCAACCTCAGGTATCCCTTAGTTTGTGAGGCAGTGCATTCCAGTGAAGTTGGCTGTAAAACTTTTTTATGAGGAGTCCCAGTTTCACATTATAAAGCTGAAGGTACACCTCTGGTTGGAGAAATACCCCCAGTGATAACTGAAAACTGTCCCTGAGAACACGTAAACATTCCTTGGCTGTTGAACATGAAGCTTTACCAGAGGGAACCTCACCTGAGCTACGAGGTCACATCTCCCCAGCAGGTGCGGCTGTCCCTCATCTGCTCTAATGTAGCCCCCTCAAGAAACCTCTCTAGATTTTAGATTTTCCAACCTAAAATAAGTTTCTAGGTTCATCCGTTTCTGCCCTCACACATCTTTAGTCTGGCAGAAGCTTAGAGATAGGAATTGCCTGTTTTCTGGTTCCAGATTCAAGTTTAGCAAAGTGTTGCCTTAACTGAACCTCAGACATAATTGGGCCTTGTTCTACCCATCACCGGAGTTGACCAGGTAACAGCAGATCAACTCAGGTGCATCCTAGGTGTTCACCGGGCTGTCCTGGGGTCCCAGGACTGAAACCCCCGAGCTTCCAACCCGGGTGACAGACCTCTGGCTTAATCGTGCATCTCATTGTTCTGAATCCACTTAGAGAATGGAAACTGTTTGCCTCTTAAATTCATGCAGGCTCCCTGCTGGGAGTCTGCCGAAAGGTTACTTCTCTCATATCCGTCAAGAACAGCCCGGACTCCATCAGTCTTTTCAGTGTTTCTTGACATTTGCTAACCTTTAAATCCCAAATCGTGTGAGGCCTGGAGATTTTCCCAGTGTGGCTGTACTTCtccacttaaattttttaaaagaagggaatTTCATCTCCAAGCATTTTCATCTCACTTCTTGCCCATCATTTGAAAACAGTGCTGTTATTTTCACTGAGCAAGTTACCTTGCTGAGTGTGCTGCGAGGCACAAAGAGTTTATTCAGACAGACACATAAGTAATGAATCAGGCCTTGGACTCGGAGTCTGTCAGAGCCGAGTCCTTGGAAGAATCTCGTTCAAGGACAGAAAACTCAAATCCCTTCAAGGGTCGGCAGGTCATGGAAATGAGGATCTCTGCCAAGCAGGGGATACCAGGGCCTACTTGAGGCTGACAAGGAGACATACTTCTGAGCTCAAAAGCCTGCCAAATACATTGGAAgtgaagacttttaaaaacactgctggcagatgtagagaatggacttgaggacatggggagggggaagggtaagctgggacgaactgagagagcggcatggacaaatatacactaccaaacgtaaaatcgatagctagtgggaagcagccgcatagcacagggagatcagctgggtgctttgtgaccacctagaggggtgggacagggagggtgggagagagggagatgcaagagggaagagatatgggaacatatgtatatgtataactgattcactttgttgtaaaggaaaaactaacacactattataaaacagttatactccaataaagatgttttaaaaaagaaactaggggaaaaaaagaacactgcTGGTGAACACCACGTTTTCAGGGGCTTATCAATAAGGAAACGGGCCCAGGGAGAAGAAGTGGTCAAGGCCACTTAGCAACAAAGCTGTCACCAAACCCACATTTCCAGTTCCCGGTCCCATGTGCCCGCTTCCCTGCTTACAGTGCTGGTCTCTGGCCTGCTGGTCTCTGAATTACCTGAAAAGCACACACTGAGCTACTGTGTCCCCTCTCCACCGAACATAGATATTCccgttaacattttttttttttttggcctcgccatgcggcatgcaggatcttagtcccccccgcccccgaccagggatggaacccgtgccccctgcagtggaagcagggcgtcttaaccgctggaccgccagggaagtgccccccgccccccaccttaaacatttttaactttcaGAAATTGAGATGCAATTCAGCACTTAAGTGCGTTCAGTGTGGCCCTGTCCTCTTTGCTTCTTACCCCTACAGCACAGCCAATCAAAGACTGACCTACAGTCGAGGGAACGTGATGTAACTTCTAATTCGGAGCTGCGGTCACTGCGACCCGAGGGCCTAGGCTGAGCCCTCAGTCCCCGGCGGTCCCCGCAGCCCGGCTggctgggggagagagaaggaccGCGAGGCGAGAGCGGAAGGCAGGCCACTGGCACCCTTACCATTGACCTCTTCTCGGGGTTTGAGGGACCGCTTGCCTCGCTTCTTGAGGAAATTCAACGCATCTGGTTCCTGCATGAAAATCTTCCCTTCCGCGCCTGAAACCGGAGAGAAGCCGGTCACAACCGGCACGTGCTCACCAGGGCTACCTCGGGAGCCCCTGGGTGGCCCCGGCACTCACCTTCCTGCACCTCTTGTCCTGCCAGCCGCCTGGTGCCCGCCGCCACAGCAGTCCCCTCCCGCAGGACTGTGGGAGGAGAGCACAGCGCGAGGGGCTGCCGCACCCCAGCAGGAGCCCTCACCCTGAGCCAGGCCAGGACAGTCCTTCCCAGGGCTGTGACTTGCCCTGGAGACGTGGATGCCTCAAATACCAGCCACACAGCCAACTTCCCCAAGAAACCACCAAGCGTGCTGGTTTCTCTGTACTGTGTtgtgttatacacacacacacgcacacacgcacacactcaaaCACACCCCCCCCTCCCAGGTACAGCCTTCTTAAGAGTAGGTGCCCCTTCTACCTGGCACCTGAGCAGCCTCACCTAACACCACGGCCATCCTGGGACCTCCGCATACTCACTGGACAGGAGCACCACGGCCGAGAGACAGGAGATCAGGAACAGCTGTCTCCAGGCCATCTTTGCAAAGGCCGAGGCTCTGTCTGGGAACTACAGACAGAGAGGGTTCTACAGATCCTGCGGCTACCAGGTCCTCACTTCTGTGTCAGGCCgatcgggagggagggagagagagaggcaggaagctGGGATGCCTCtgaggggggcggtggggggcggggagcagggAGTGGGAGGGGTCCCGGCCGCGACTTCCATTGGCCGCTCCTGCCAGAGCACCGGAGATGTTTTTGGCACCTTGCAAACCTCACAGAAGCAGAGTCTGTCATCGGAGCCTCAGCCGGGACAGTTCTGAAGCGGCCTTTCCAAGATCCGCACCCAAGGAGTTGCTGTTGGAATGCCCAGCCTCTGAGTCAGGATTCCAAAGACCAAGGGCAAATTTCAAAGAGCCCCTGGCATCTGCTTCAGGGGAGGTGGGGACTCTAGGCCTGGAAGCTGAAGCATGCGGGGAGCAGGGGGGCGGGGCTCAGTGGGGGACTTGGACTCGGCTGTCAGGCCAGGAGGGACGGTAAAGGCTGGAAGAGCCCCCCTTAGGGTGACTCTGGCATGGACACGTGGGCCATTCTGACAGTAGCCCCCGACTTTTGATGTGTCCCCAGCTGATGGTCACTGTCAAGCAAAGCACAGACCCCTTGGCCTGGGGCCCCAGAGCCGTTTCAAGACATCGAGGGGGAGAGGCAGTCAGCCTTCCATGCGGGAGAGGAGGTGCACAGTGGAAAGAGCCCCTCCTCTGGGCACGCTTCTCAAGGCACGGCCCATGTAGGGGAGGAAATGCATGCCCAGAAATGGGAATGCTGAAGGAATCCGAGCCCTACGGGGCCATCAGAGCCCAGTCCCTTAGGAGCTTTGTTCTTGACACCGTCATTTATTCTGAGCCATCCAAAGAGTCGCCTTTGGGCGTTGTTTAGCATCGTCCTAATAGTGACCATCCCTAGACCCACCCACATGAAGCTCCCCTTTCATTAGACATGTGTAGTAACATCCCACGTGTACTTGGACCACTGGCAGGAAAAGAATGTTAATAGCAGAAAAATAAGCAAGGCACAGCAGACAAAATAAATGGGTGGTTTTCCAGTGGAGGGAAGTGCGACTGACACCTCTGCCAGCTCTCGGTCGCTGTGAGCACACAGAGGGCTCCCCTTCAACACTGGCTGACCGCACTTAGCCAGGCGCGGGTGCGTTCTGCATGGTCAACCCGGGAGGGGCAATGCCCATGAGGACACGTCAGCAAGGATTCATCTGGCAGGTTGACCAGCCGTCACTTGAAAGAGGGAAGGGCCGCGAGACAGCGACGATGGGGCTTGTGGGTGAGAAAATGGGTGTGTGAAATACCTGTGACATCCGTGATACACTCATTCTTCCTGCTGCCTTCGTAGTTCCGTTCATTTCCACCGTGAATATTTATCGAACACCTTCTCTAAGCCAGGTACCTGTGCTAGGCACACGCTCGCCAGCTTTTAGTAAATCTGCCCAACGTTTCCAAAGTACCTTCCGCCCCAGGTCGGACACTGTGCATCTGCTGTCCACGTAGAAAGGCTTAGGGAAGAATCTCAAGCCCTAGAAAGTTCTCTCAGACCCAGCCCAGAAGAAGAGGGCAGGAGATCCAGAATTCACTGAATAGAGGATGGAGGCTTGCAATGGGATGTAAGCTTTGTTCTGGAAAAACGAGCTTACGTGTCTTAACATACCAAGGCTGGTGGCCTGAGATTTCTCTCTGTCATAGAGCTTCTTTACGGCTCTTTCCCTCATGTGCCATGGAAATATTACCGGTCCCTATGAAAACGGTGTCTAGAAGTCTCCCCCTGAAGTTAAGTCTGGCAGGACATGTCTCCATTCAGTGCAATCAGCATCACGAGGCTGAGGTTCTGTTCTCAGTGTGACCAGTGACTTCCTTGAGTttatagagaaaattataaacctTTCTCTGTGTCTTGCTTTCCCCACGTGCCATACAAGGAAGCCAAGAAGCATTTGTCTTCCACCATCACCACTAGGCTATGTGACACACTAGCGGAGAAAGCTCTGAAAAGGGCATGGGGTATTCTACAGCTGCATGGAGTATACTGCTGTGAATATCTGGGTTGATATTCAGCAGGCAAGCACTGTTATGGCTAAAACAAGTTACTAAAATACCCAAAGTGCTTCCTTATCAATTGTTCCGTAGCCACTTTCCTGAGCCATCTCTCACCCACTGTTGCCCCAGGTACCCCAGGCTCCCTCCCGGGACCCCTACTTTCCGTAGTCCGTTATCCAAGGGGATGATGCTTGGCCTAGCGGCTGGCCTTGAATCTGATTGGTCAGTGTCTGTCCTGTGTCAGCTAAACATATTAATATCCCTCTGAATTCAGAGGTTTCTAATTACGAGTCATCtaaaattacattatattttttcCCACCTCTCCTCTTTGCCACCTCTTGTATTTCTCACACCGAAGTACTATCCCTAACCCTCACCAAAAATCCCACACCTATTACAAAGACTCATGTGCACCGAGGTTTAAAGTATCTATACTTAACAAAAGTGAAAAGTGGAAACAGTCTAAATAAAACAGCAGGGCACACATTGTGGTGTACGTGTGAGAGAAGAGTATGTACCTATTGGGAATGTTATGAGAGATGGAGAATATGATGGTATAATAGTTGCTGatgagaagccacaacagtgtaGGTAGCCAAATGCTCTACCAGAAAGGTGTTCCGCCGTGACAGGCTCTCCCGGTTTGCTGAGGAACCCCTTTAGAGTAGGCGCGTGAGTAAATAAAGTAAGTGATGTAAGGGAAAGGTGAGTTGGGTGCATTTTTCTGGAAGAAGGTCAATCACCTGGAATGGGTAGATCTTCACTGTTGTGAAAATTAGTCACTTTGGCAGGTCCTGTgggacggggagggggaggaggggtagaggaggaagaagagggggtgAAGGGATGTTTCAAGTCGGTGAAGGGGGGGTCTTGGGCAGGTCCTCAGCCAGCATCCCTTGGGCTTCTTGTCAGTGGAACCATCAGGAGGTGATCACTAAGACTGCTGAGACGTGTCATAGCTTGGGCTTAAGACCCTAGACTGAGAGTCACCCGGGGCTCATCTCACCCCAAAGAAACAGAGTGGAGGACCTTTGTTCTACTACCCGTGGCAGCCACTAGAGCAGAGCACGTAGCTTCCACCTCTGGAGCGCCCTGTGCCGCCATGGTCACCTGTGCCCTAACCGTAGGAGCCTGAGCCTTCTCACCCAGACTCACTGGCTCCCACCTTCCTCAGCAGCCTCTTGCGTTTGACCCATGAGACTGAACCACTGCCCACTTTCCAAGCCGCCCCAGGCTTTGGGAGTAGCATCTCGGTGCCTGGGTTGTCGGTAAACCACACCCCTAGCCTTCACTGCTCAGAAGTTGACCCGTCAGGG
Protein-coding regions in this window:
- the UCMA gene encoding unique cartilage matrix-associated protein, which gives rise to MAWRQLFLISCLSAVVLLSILREGTAVAAGTRRLAGQEVQEGAEGKIFMQEPDALNFLKKRGKRSLKPREEVNAENRQKLQADELRREHIEEQRNESENFAEEQNDEQEERSREAIEQWREWHGDGLFPPYLYNRHHV